A region from the Variovorax sp. RKNM96 genome encodes:
- a CDS encoding substrate-binding domain-containing protein, whose amino-acid sequence MTTPAAPLRGICSMATHGLLDELAAAYSRRTGVPVSFLAVGGVDAARRVADGELFDVVALASDAIDKLIAAGRLDAAHKVDIVRSEVGVAVHADAEPPDIATEDAVRRAVQAAARVACSTGPSGVALRALFERWGIANEISGRLVQAPPGVPVGALVARGEATLGFQQMSELIGLDGIRLLGPLPQQIQIVTTFSAAPGVGTPQPAAVHALLDFMASDDSAEAKRRHGMAPASLRL is encoded by the coding sequence ATGACCACGCCCGCCGCGCCCCTTCGAGGCATCTGCTCGATGGCGACCCACGGGTTGCTGGACGAACTGGCAGCGGCGTATTCGCGGCGCACCGGCGTGCCGGTCTCGTTCCTGGCCGTGGGCGGTGTCGATGCCGCACGGCGCGTGGCCGATGGCGAGCTGTTCGACGTCGTGGCCCTGGCCTCGGACGCGATCGACAAGCTCATTGCCGCGGGCAGGCTCGATGCGGCGCACAAGGTCGACATCGTCCGCTCGGAAGTCGGCGTCGCGGTGCATGCGGATGCCGAGCCGCCCGACATCGCCACGGAAGATGCGGTGCGCCGCGCCGTGCAGGCGGCGGCCCGCGTCGCCTGTTCGACCGGCCCGAGCGGCGTTGCGCTGCGCGCGTTGTTCGAGCGCTGGGGCATCGCCAATGAGATCTCCGGCCGCCTCGTTCAAGCGCCGCCGGGCGTGCCGGTCGGTGCGCTGGTCGCGCGCGGCGAGGCCACCCTCGGGTTCCAGCAGATGAGCGAACTGATCGGGCTCGACGGCATCCGCCTGCTCGGCCCGCTGCCGCAGCAGATCCAGATCGTCACGACCTTCTCGGCCGCACCAGGCGTCGGCACCCCGCAGCCGGCCGCCGTGCACGCCCTGCTCGACTTCATGGCCTCGGACGACAGCGCCGAAGCCAAGCGCCGCCACGGCATGGCCCCGGCCTCACTTCGGCTTTGA
- a CDS encoding YbjN domain-containing protein, with the protein MNNTTTTTEANAAAAAAQQPDLLDAVTPEQVSDAIKAAGAAVTTIEQNGVVRLHSASHGVGFQVLWGNPVTTTQYTDFTLSCPLHVQGGTLPEAVLASWHRTKRFARVAQHGDLVVLEMDVVVAGGVSPAYLAFAMRLWMQMMGEFFLHLRNYGPAAETRGDAANGGAVGGAARGVPAAA; encoded by the coding sequence ATGAACAACACAACGACGACCACCGAAGCCAACGCCGCCGCAGCCGCGGCGCAGCAACCCGACCTGCTGGACGCGGTCACGCCCGAGCAGGTGTCCGACGCCATCAAGGCCGCGGGCGCCGCGGTGACCACCATCGAGCAGAACGGCGTGGTGCGCCTGCACAGCGCGAGCCACGGCGTCGGCTTCCAGGTGCTGTGGGGCAACCCGGTCACGACCACGCAGTACACCGACTTCACGCTGAGCTGCCCGCTGCATGTGCAGGGCGGCACGCTGCCCGAGGCCGTGCTGGCCTCGTGGCACCGCACCAAGCGCTTCGCGCGCGTGGCGCAGCACGGCGACCTCGTGGTGCTGGAGATGGACGTGGTGGTCGCCGGCGGCGTGAGCCCCGCGTACCTCGCGTTCGCGATGCGGCTGTGGATGCAGATGATGGGCGAGTTCTTCCTGCACCTGCGCAACTACGGACCGGCCGCGGAAACCCGCGGCGATGCGGCGAACGGCGGGGCCGTTGGAGGAGCCGCGCGGGGCGTTCCCGCCGCTGCCTGA
- a CDS encoding peptidyl-prolyl cis-trans isomerase — protein sequence MTQRMKFAALAQRLRAACGVLLVSSVGVAAAQAPAPGSAVVARMGEVTVGQDEVEKLLQALPEAERAAVKADRASLDGWLRQRLLSEALLRDARGKGWADRPEVKAKVDAAVREATARVVAASYLESVSQVPASYPSDAELKAAYEQGKANFNLPAGYRVAQIFLATPDRDAAAIAKVREEAGKLARQARTGDFAAVARASSQDKRSADRGGEVETLPLARMLPELRDTVATLKPGQVSEPVQAAAGFHVVKLLDTQPARTATLDEMKPQLQLALRQQRQQQLVQAYLAQLAPATQLSIDGAALDAALKKTN from the coding sequence ATGACCCAACGCATGAAATTCGCCGCACTTGCACAGCGGCTGCGCGCCGCCTGCGGCGTGCTGCTGGTCTCGTCGGTCGGCGTGGCCGCCGCACAGGCGCCCGCGCCCGGCAGCGCCGTCGTGGCGCGCATGGGCGAAGTCACCGTGGGCCAGGACGAGGTCGAGAAGCTGCTGCAGGCGCTGCCCGAAGCGGAGCGCGCGGCCGTCAAGGCCGACCGCGCGAGCCTGGACGGCTGGCTGCGCCAGCGCCTGCTGAGCGAGGCACTGCTGCGCGATGCACGCGGCAAGGGCTGGGCCGACCGGCCCGAGGTGAAGGCGAAGGTCGATGCGGCCGTGCGCGAGGCCACCGCGCGCGTGGTGGCTGCGAGCTATCTGGAATCGGTGAGCCAGGTGCCCGCGAGCTATCCGTCGGATGCGGAACTGAAGGCCGCCTACGAACAGGGCAAGGCCAACTTCAACCTGCCCGCCGGCTACCGCGTGGCGCAGATCTTCCTGGCCACGCCCGACCGCGATGCGGCCGCCATCGCCAAGGTGCGCGAAGAAGCGGGCAAGCTCGCTCGCCAGGCGCGCACCGGCGACTTCGCCGCCGTGGCGCGCGCCAGCTCGCAGGACAAGCGCTCGGCCGATCGCGGCGGCGAGGTGGAGACCCTGCCGCTGGCCCGCATGCTCCCCGAGCTGCGCGACACGGTCGCCACGCTGAAGCCCGGCCAGGTGAGCGAGCCGGTGCAGGCAGCGGCCGGCTTCCATGTCGTGAAGCTGCTCGACACGCAACCCGCGCGCACCGCCACGCTCGACGAAATGAAGCCGCAGCTGCAGCTCGCACTGCGTCAGCAGCGACAGCAGCAGCTCGTGCAGGCCTACCTCGCGCAACTGGCGCCGGCCACGCAACTGAGCATCGACGGCGCCGCGCTGGACGCGGCACTCAAGAAGACGAACTGA
- a CDS encoding putative porin, with protein sequence MTTTRAEALPVPFNPVNEAMNHLKKISSRGAMPALRQCALAAAVASVFAFAAGGAAAQAAPAVGETAMVKLIRGLIQSGTLAKDVGEALLAQAQTEALAAQQAQQRLAASATAASASVAGGVRLEAGDVRVPYISQTVRDQIRDEIKAQVMAQAQTEGWAAPNETPEWSKRIRVEGDVRVRNESRSYASNNSNIEINWAELNKGTGYDVNPNTNLALPSILNTLKSRRNVFRARARLGVFADLSENTKAGVRLASGSDDSPVSTTQTLGGGLSKKSVWLDQMWISHKPVDWLTVTAGRFGNPFMSTDVLFSNDLNFDGIAAQFEKKLASNRDLTLFGTLGLIPLEYSSDNAPNRTQAEFKAKSENKWLLGAQVGADWKIDEDNRLRGALAYYNFRNISGKVSEPCALYAGADGCSTDWSRPAFMQKGNTLMLLRDIALDPLNPAGTPQPQYVGLASQFRLIDLNLRWDTQVAGNNLRLDANFVRNTAYDANDIWRRAGVRGTILNNFGPTGGTSQADFKSGGNAYMLQATYGKPAPAARGDWNVLAGYKRIEPDALPDGYNDSTFHGGGTNARGYFLGGSYAIDKNMWFTGRWLSTREVFGPPLSIDTLQLEFNARF encoded by the coding sequence ATGACCACCACCCGTGCCGAAGCCCTGCCTGTTCCATTCAATCCTGTGAACGAAGCGATGAACCATCTCAAGAAAATTTCGAGCCGGGGCGCGATGCCGGCCCTGCGCCAATGCGCACTCGCGGCGGCCGTGGCCTCCGTGTTCGCCTTTGCGGCCGGCGGCGCTGCAGCCCAGGCGGCGCCCGCGGTCGGCGAGACCGCCATGGTCAAGCTGATCCGCGGCCTCATCCAGAGCGGCACGCTCGCCAAGGACGTGGGCGAGGCGCTGCTTGCGCAAGCCCAGACCGAAGCGCTCGCCGCGCAGCAGGCGCAGCAGCGCCTGGCCGCCTCGGCCACAGCCGCATCGGCCAGCGTGGCCGGCGGCGTGCGGCTCGAAGCGGGCGATGTGCGCGTGCCCTACATCTCGCAGACCGTGCGCGACCAGATCCGCGACGAGATCAAGGCCCAGGTCATGGCCCAGGCCCAGACCGAGGGCTGGGCCGCGCCCAACGAAACGCCCGAGTGGAGCAAGCGCATCCGCGTGGAAGGCGACGTGCGCGTGCGCAACGAATCGCGCAGCTATGCGAGCAACAACAGCAACATCGAGATCAACTGGGCCGAGCTCAACAAGGGCACCGGCTACGACGTCAACCCGAACACCAACCTCGCGCTGCCGTCGATCCTCAACACGCTCAAGAGCCGCCGCAACGTGTTCCGCGCGCGTGCGCGGCTGGGTGTGTTCGCCGACCTCTCCGAGAACACCAAGGCCGGCGTGCGCCTGGCCTCGGGCAGCGACGACAGCCCGGTCTCGACCACGCAGACGCTGGGCGGTGGCCTCAGCAAGAAGAGCGTGTGGCTCGACCAGATGTGGATCTCGCACAAGCCGGTCGACTGGCTCACCGTGACCGCGGGCCGCTTCGGCAACCCGTTCATGTCGACCGACGTGCTGTTCTCGAACGACCTGAACTTCGACGGCATCGCCGCGCAGTTCGAGAAGAAGCTCGCCTCGAACCGCGACCTCACGCTGTTCGGCACGCTGGGCCTGATTCCGCTGGAATACTCCTCGGACAACGCGCCCAACCGCACCCAGGCCGAGTTCAAGGCCAAGAGCGAGAACAAGTGGCTGCTGGGCGCCCAGGTGGGCGCCGACTGGAAGATCGACGAAGACAACCGCCTGCGCGGCGCGCTCGCGTACTACAACTTCCGCAACATCAGCGGCAAGGTTTCCGAGCCCTGCGCGCTGTACGCGGGCGCCGACGGCTGCAGCACCGACTGGTCGCGCCCGGCCTTCATGCAGAAGGGCAACACGCTCATGCTGCTGCGCGACATCGCGCTCGACCCGCTCAACCCGGCCGGCACGCCGCAGCCGCAGTACGTGGGCCTGGCCTCGCAGTTCCGCCTGATCGACCTGAACCTGCGCTGGGACACGCAGGTGGCCGGCAACAACCTGCGCCTGGACGCGAACTTCGTGCGCAACACCGCCTACGACGCCAACGACATCTGGCGGCGCGCGGGCGTGCGCGGCACCATCCTCAACAACTTCGGCCCCACCGGCGGCACCAGCCAGGCCGACTTCAAGAGCGGCGGCAACGCCTACATGCTGCAGGCCACCTACGGCAAGCCGGCACCGGCGGCGCGCGGCGACTGGAACGTGCTGGCGGGCTACAAGCGCATCGAGCCCGATGCGCTGCCGGACGGCTACAACGACTCGACCTTCCATGGCGGCGGCACCAATGCACGCGGCTACTTCCTGGGCGGCTCGTACGCGATCGACAAGAACATGTGGTTCACCGGCCGCTGGCTCTCGACCCGCGAGGTCTTCGGGCCGCCGCTGTCGATCGACACCCTGCAGCTCGAATTCAATGCGCGTTTCTAA
- a CDS encoding energy transducer TonB, with protein sequence MKPRDPTSAFARTGAKARPAGLWRRWGGVVIGLAIFAALVALVWHLLNDTASTKRVVADAPMLMLPPPPPPPPEPEKPPEPEPEKVKPEVVEKEPKPVEPLEPPKDDTPPSPSKDLGDPVTMDATGQAGNDAFGIQAGSGGGMSGTGAGGGLGSGSYARYVSSMLQQALSRDPRTRQLVFEDIQIDLWLGADGKTTRAQLVRGTGASDIDEAVLAMVRALDRIDEKPPASLRFPMRVSMKGRRP encoded by the coding sequence GTGAAACCTCGCGATCCGACTTCCGCTTTCGCGCGCACGGGCGCGAAGGCAAGGCCGGCAGGGCTGTGGCGCCGATGGGGCGGCGTGGTCATCGGCCTGGCGATCTTCGCCGCGCTGGTGGCGCTGGTGTGGCATCTGCTGAACGACACCGCGAGCACCAAGCGCGTGGTGGCCGATGCGCCGATGCTGATGCTGCCGCCTCCGCCACCCCCGCCGCCCGAACCCGAGAAGCCGCCGGAGCCCGAGCCCGAAAAGGTCAAGCCCGAAGTGGTCGAGAAAGAGCCCAAGCCCGTCGAGCCGCTGGAGCCGCCCAAGGACGACACCCCGCCCAGCCCCTCGAAGGACTTGGGCGATCCGGTGACCATGGACGCCACCGGCCAGGCCGGCAACGACGCCTTCGGCATCCAGGCCGGCAGCGGCGGCGGCATGAGCGGCACGGGTGCCGGCGGCGGCCTGGGCAGCGGCTCGTATGCGCGCTACGTCTCGAGCATGTTGCAGCAGGCGCTGTCGCGCGATCCGCGCACCCGCCAGCTGGTGTTCGAAGACATCCAGATCGACCTGTGGCTCGGCGCCGACGGCAAGACCACGCGCGCGCAGCTGGTGCGCGGCACCGGCGCGAGCGACATCGACGAAGCGGTGCTCGCCATGGTGCGCGCGCTCGACCGCATCGACGAGAAGCCGCCGGCCTCGCTGCGCTTTCCGATGCGCGTGTCCATGAAGGGGCGCCGGCCATGA
- a CDS encoding biopolymer transporter ExbD: MANTAAKFGTRKRAGGINITPFVDVLLVVLVIFILTSNASIPGIKVDLPKASASVALEKPKTKAITIDNAGNVFLDAYPVTLPELEERLRTEKALSPDFPVIVRGDASVQYAKVIDVLDLLRRIELNQIGLVTGKQK; encoded by the coding sequence ATGGCAAACACCGCAGCCAAGTTCGGCACCCGCAAGCGCGCGGGCGGCATCAACATCACGCCCTTCGTCGACGTGCTGCTGGTGGTGCTGGTGATCTTCATCCTCACCAGCAACGCCAGCATTCCCGGCATCAAGGTCGACCTGCCGAAGGCCAGCGCCTCGGTGGCGCTGGAGAAGCCCAAGACCAAGGCCATCACCATCGACAACGCGGGCAACGTCTTTCTCGACGCCTACCCCGTGACGCTGCCCGAGCTCGAGGAGCGCCTGCGCACCGAGAAGGCGCTGTCGCCCGACTTTCCGGTGATCGTGCGCGGCGATGCGAGCGTGCAGTACGCGAAGGTGATCGACGTGCTCGACCTGCTGCGCCGCATCGAGCTGAACCAGATCGGCCTCGTGACCGGCAAGCAGAAGTGA
- a CDS encoding MotA/TolQ/ExbB proton channel family protein, giving the protein MRRILLIVLTLLSTLLPGLAHAWWQAEWSYRKPVTIDGGPQAGAIGSDAGRVPVLVRLHTGNFKFEGVSETGADLRFVAADDKTVLNHQIEQFDPLLGMALIWVDVPNVSAGTPTKLWMYYGNPKAPASGNGQRSFDPDYTLVYHFAEGAVPPRDTTAYGNNGQTSAVPVEGTVIGKGAQLGTGPLMLPATPSLAVQAGGAHTFSAWVKPDQLGARQAIYARRDGAGELVVGIDQGVPFVQVNGQRSTPGQPVQAGQWSHIAVKAEGENVALYVGGRPAVSLAAKLPALNTAAAIGADAPAGAPAPQGAQPAAAFAPFTGAIDEVRLSKVARADALLLADAVSQGAESRLTVFGADEQQAGKSHFGFILAAMPLDAWVVVGLLGLMMVLSWAIMIGKGRSYGATSRANGIFIEHFREAAGAPLDRLAVSNSVPEDVRADSSLWRLYEVAIDEMRRRHDRGYDLSAVSNATIGAIRAAMDGVMVRETERMSKRMNWLSTTIEGAPYVGLFGTVIGIMLVFVVAAMAGAVDINSVAPGMAAALLCTAAGLGVAIPALFGYNWLASRSDAIGADMAVFVDEFVTRLAEEQGEGRAMPQAVAKRA; this is encoded by the coding sequence ATGCGACGAATTCTTCTCATCGTTCTCACGCTGCTGAGCACGCTCCTGCCGGGCCTGGCGCATGCCTGGTGGCAGGCCGAGTGGTCCTACCGCAAGCCCGTCACCATCGACGGCGGTCCGCAGGCGGGCGCCATCGGCAGCGATGCCGGGCGCGTGCCGGTGCTGGTGCGGCTGCACACGGGCAACTTCAAGTTCGAAGGCGTGAGCGAGACCGGCGCCGACCTGCGCTTTGTCGCGGCCGACGACAAGACGGTGCTCAACCACCAGATCGAGCAGTTCGATCCGCTCCTGGGCATGGCGCTGATCTGGGTCGACGTGCCCAACGTCTCGGCCGGCACGCCGACGAAGCTGTGGATGTACTACGGCAACCCGAAGGCGCCCGCCTCGGGCAACGGCCAGCGCAGCTTCGACCCCGACTACACGCTGGTCTACCACTTCGCCGAAGGCGCGGTGCCGCCGCGCGACACCACCGCCTACGGCAACAACGGCCAGACCTCGGCGGTGCCGGTCGAAGGCACCGTCATCGGCAAGGGCGCGCAGCTCGGAACCGGCCCGCTGATGCTGCCCGCCACGCCATCGCTCGCGGTGCAGGCCGGCGGTGCGCACACGTTCTCCGCATGGGTGAAGCCCGACCAGCTCGGCGCGCGCCAGGCGATCTATGCGCGCCGCGACGGCGCCGGCGAACTCGTGGTCGGCATCGACCAGGGCGTGCCCTTCGTGCAGGTCAACGGCCAGCGCAGCACGCCGGGCCAGCCGGTGCAGGCCGGGCAGTGGTCGCACATCGCCGTGAAGGCCGAGGGCGAGAACGTGGCGCTGTATGTGGGCGGGCGCCCCGCGGTGTCGCTCGCGGCAAAGCTGCCGGCACTGAACACGGCCGCCGCCATCGGCGCCGACGCGCCGGCCGGCGCACCTGCGCCGCAGGGCGCACAGCCCGCGGCAGCCTTCGCGCCGTTCACCGGCGCCATCGACGAAGTGCGCCTCTCGAAGGTCGCGCGCGCCGATGCATTGCTGCTGGCCGATGCCGTGTCGCAAGGCGCCGAGTCGCGCCTCACCGTCTTCGGCGCCGACGAGCAGCAGGCCGGCAAGAGCCACTTCGGCTTCATCCTCGCCGCGATGCCGCTGGACGCCTGGGTCGTCGTGGGCCTGCTGGGCCTGATGATGGTGCTGTCGTGGGCCATCATGATCGGCAAGGGCCGCAGCTACGGCGCCACCTCGCGCGCCAACGGCATCTTCATCGAGCACTTCCGCGAAGCCGCCGGCGCGCCGCTCGACCGCCTGGCCGTGAGCAATTCGGTGCCCGAAGACGTGCGCGCCGATTCCTCGCTGTGGCGCCTGTACGAAGTGGCCATCGACGAGATGCGCCGCCGCCATGACCGCGGCTACGACCTGAGCGCCGTGTCCAACGCCACCATCGGCGCGATCCGCGCGGCCATGGACGGTGTGATGGTGCGCGAGACCGAGCGCATGTCCAAGCGCATGAACTGGCTCTCGACCACCATCGAAGGCGCGCCTTACGTCGGCCTCTTCGGCACGGTGATCGGGATCATGCTGGTGTTCGTCGTCGCGGCCATGGCCGGCGCGGTGGACATCAACTCGGTGGCGCCCGGCATGGCAGCCGCGCTGCTGTGTACCGCCGCGGGCCTGGGCGTCGCGATTCCCGCGCTCTTTGGCTACAACTGGCTCGCCTCGCGCTCGGATGCCATCGGCGCCGACATGGCGGTGTTCGTCGACGAGTTCGTCACGCGCCTGGCGGAAGAGCAGGGCGAAGGCCGTGCCATGCCGCAGGCCGTGGCCAAGCGCGCCTGA
- a CDS encoding ShlB/FhaC/HecB family hemolysin secretion/activation protein, with protein MKKKGPPARWRAVWLATMAMGAQGAALAQAPAEEPAPTPAAAAATPEAARKVDINEYIVRGNTVLDARAIEKAVTPFLGPERTLKDVEGARDALLAAYQAAGYQSVYVDLPEQQVTQGVVFLQVNETRVGRVRVVGAEYNSPLDVRDQVPALKEGGVPNFNTAQAELSALNRGPKRQVMPLVRQGSMPGTMDVDLKVEDSSPWRASVGLNNDYSADTRKLRASASLGHDNLWQLGHSASISFFGAPQDLSQTKVISASYTAPFAGTNWSVEANAFVSDSNVATVGGTDVLGKGNSFGLKATYTVPNAGNWWHAFSFGIDLKNNKEALTLKGSGDTVPLKYAPITLSYSGFRQTEKSQYSVGVSLVVGTSSSFKYGSDEVEFDYKRYKSTPRFMVLKTDLNGTHNFDGGSQLSFRFNGQLADSPLVSSEQIAAGGMNSVRGYLSAEATGDYGVVGSVELRSQPLTYLGSAVENWRVYAFADAARLRLKSPLAEQNDRFSLYSVGVGTTFKVGQYLAGRVDIGYPLTDGPRTKKHDPRVNFSLTANY; from the coding sequence ATGAAGAAGAAGGGCCCACCGGCGCGCTGGAGAGCGGTGTGGCTGGCCACGATGGCGATGGGCGCGCAGGGGGCGGCCCTCGCGCAGGCGCCCGCTGAAGAACCTGCACCGACACCGGCAGCGGCTGCCGCGACGCCGGAGGCCGCGCGCAAGGTCGACATCAACGAATACATCGTGCGCGGCAACACCGTGCTCGACGCGCGCGCCATCGAGAAAGCCGTCACGCCTTTCCTGGGTCCCGAGCGCACGCTCAAGGACGTGGAGGGCGCGCGCGATGCATTGCTCGCGGCCTACCAGGCGGCGGGCTACCAGTCGGTGTACGTCGACCTGCCCGAGCAGCAGGTGACGCAGGGCGTGGTGTTCCTGCAGGTCAACGAGACCCGCGTGGGCCGTGTGCGGGTGGTGGGCGCCGAATACAACTCGCCGCTCGACGTGCGCGACCAGGTGCCCGCGCTGAAGGAGGGCGGCGTGCCCAACTTCAACACGGCGCAGGCCGAGCTCTCCGCGCTCAACCGCGGCCCCAAGCGGCAGGTGATGCCGCTGGTGCGCCAGGGCAGCATGCCGGGCACCATGGACGTGGACCTCAAGGTCGAGGACTCGAGCCCGTGGCGCGCGAGCGTCGGCCTCAACAACGACTACAGCGCCGATACGCGCAAGCTGCGCGCGAGCGCATCGCTCGGGCACGACAACCTCTGGCAACTGGGCCACAGCGCCTCCATCAGCTTCTTCGGCGCGCCGCAGGACCTGAGCCAGACGAAGGTGATCTCCGCCTCGTACACCGCGCCGTTCGCGGGCACCAACTGGAGCGTGGAGGCCAATGCCTTCGTGTCCGACAGCAACGTGGCCACGGTGGGCGGCACCGACGTGCTGGGCAAGGGAAATTCCTTCGGGCTGAAGGCGACCTACACCGTGCCGAACGCCGGCAACTGGTGGCATGCGTTCAGCTTCGGCATCGACCTCAAGAACAACAAGGAAGCGCTGACGCTCAAGGGCAGCGGCGACACCGTGCCGCTCAAGTACGCGCCGATCACGCTCTCGTACTCGGGCTTCCGCCAGACGGAGAAGAGCCAGTACAGCGTGGGCGTCTCGCTGGTGGTGGGCACCAGCAGCTCGTTCAAGTACGGCAGCGACGAGGTCGAGTTCGACTACAAGCGCTACAAGTCCACGCCCCGGTTCATGGTGCTGAAGACCGACCTCAACGGCACGCACAACTTCGACGGCGGCTCGCAGCTTTCCTTCCGCTTCAACGGACAACTGGCCGATTCGCCGCTGGTGTCGAGCGAGCAGATCGCCGCTGGCGGCATGAACTCGGTGCGCGGCTATCTCTCGGCCGAGGCCACCGGCGACTACGGCGTGGTCGGCTCGGTCGAGCTGCGCAGCCAGCCGCTCACCTACCTCGGCAGCGCGGTGGAGAACTGGCGCGTCTATGCCTTCGCCGATGCGGCACGGCTGCGCCTGAAGAGCCCGCTGGCCGAGCAGAACGACCGCTTCTCGCTGTACTCGGTGGGCGTCGGCACCACTTTCAAGGTCGGCCAATACCTGGCCGGCCGCGTCGACATCGGCTACCCGCTCACGGACGGTCCGCGCACGAAGAAGCACGACCCGCGGGTGAATTTCAGCCTCACCGCGAACTACTGA